The Candidatus Saccharibacteria bacterium sequence CTCGGCATTCACCGACTCTAGCGCTGGGCCGTACACAATGATAACTGGCTCACTGCCATCGCACCAAAATGCACGGCATATATCCCATTGCAACGCCTCGGTTTTAATAACCAAGGTGTCATTCTCTACCGTGACCTTTAAGTTCATATCTTGCTCGGTCTTAAGAGCTGATCGAAGCGTTGCCGTTGGCGGCTCTGAACTCACCACGTACTGAACCAGCACGTTTTGCGAATCAACCGAAAGCTTTTTTATATCTGCAACCGTATCCGGAAGCGTAACCTTTGATTCGTGCATGTTTGCCTTTAGTTCACTCGCATAACGAACGTTGCCATATTGAGCCAGGCCAATTGCCGTTCCGAACGATGCAAGCCCAAGAACAATAACAACGCAGATACTTACCAAAACACGCTTGGTCATTTTTTGAACGAACGATGCATACGCCGTAAGGATACAAAGAGTCGTAAATAATGCACCACTCACAACGGCTAGCACGAATGCCGCAGTAAAGAACCCGCCGCCCTCGCTACCGTCGAGATAACTGTATTTTCCGTTATTTGCAATCACCGCCGCAGTAATAAGCGACGTTACGATAGCCGCACCAGCAGCCGTAATAACGCTCATGATCCCCAAAATAATCGTCACAATGCGCTTGGCGCCACCCTCGGACCGCTCCAATTTGCCCGTCTCACTTTCGTTCAGGCGCCGGATCGACTTTGCCGTTACGGGCTTGCCTGCCATTTGGAGCTTATCGGCTGCTGTTCGCGCTGGTGGCACTGCAATCCACAACACCAAGTACACAAGAATTGCCGCACCGCCCGATAAAAATGCAACCAAAATAAATATCAAGCGAGTCCATACTGGGTTAACTTTATAGAATGCTGCGATTCCAGCCAACACACCCCCGGCAACACCCCTGTCTATATCACGAAATAATTTCCGCGACGAGCTATCTGTAGATTCTTCCTCATCGTCATCGGGACCAACGGCAATATCGCCGTCGCCCATAAAGTCGCGGGGCTCGCCAAGTTGCTGCTTTAGAGCCGTAACGTCATCATCTGATATAACACCACCCTTCGCAACACCTCGTTCGCTAAGAATTTCGGTGATACGAATCTCGATATCATTAATAATTTCTGTGTCATCGCTGTATGATTCGAGTGTTTTCAAGTACGCCTCAAGGGTTTTCTTGGCGCTCAGCTCAACGTCGTACGGCGTCTTAGCGATATGAATGCGGGTAATTTCTTTCATATAATCCTTTGTTAGATCTTTTTTAGAGTTGCGTTTAACGTTGCTATTTTTTGCGTGACATGCGCCATAACTTCAGTACCGTACTCAGTTATCCGGTAATACTTGCGCGGCGGACCCTGCTCAGATTCTTGCCATTCATGCGCAAGAAGACCATCCTTTTGCAACCGGCTTAAAAGCGGGTAGATAGTCCCCTCAACAACAACAAGCTCCGCCGCGCTCAGGCGCCGAATAATGTCGCTTGTGTACATGGGCTCGCCGCTACAAACTCGCAGTACGCAGTAGGCCAAGAACCCCTTGCGAAGTTGCACGGCAAGTTGTTCGGCGTAGGTTTCGCTCGTTATTTCTTTTTGTATCATAGTTCTATGTTATACAAGGTACTGTTACTTGTCAATATATGCGCATAAAAAAGAGGCGCACTGTTTTATAGGGCGCCTCGAACAGCAGCATTAAAAGTGCAGCTTACCAGCCGCCACCACCGCCGCCACCTCCCCCGCCGCCCGAGAAGCCGCCGCCACCCGATCCGCCTGAAGAAGAGCTTGTCGATGAACTATACGACGAGCTTTGACTACTAAAACTACTTACAGCCGAAGCAAATACCACGGCATTAAATGTACCATTGCCCGAATACCAATCGGGCTGCGCGCCGGCTGTCTCGTAATACGCGCCTAATTGCTTCGTCCAGTCCTTTTCAACACCAAACAGCACCGCATAAGGCAAAACTCGTTCGTATAGCTTTACCAGTTGCCCCGCATCTTTACCATCTATTGTTTGGCCGGTCTTTTCAGCACCTTCGGGGCTTTGAAGCATTTTTATTCGTTCTTCTTCGGCCACGGTAATGTATTCGTTAAGCCCCTTCAGGTAGTCGCGGAGTTCGGCACCTTTTTGCGTCAACGGCCATACAGTTGCACTAAACACAAACGCAAGCACGGCCGCAATAATAACAAGTGGCGAAAGCGTTACGATACCCACAATAATCGTAATGACACCAATTTTCTTAAATAGTCGAGCGTCTTTCTCGGCTAATTCGTAAAGTCCGTACTTCGTGCGCACCGCTGTCCGAACCGACTTACGCCTTTCCGTGAGTGATTTCTGCAAGGTTAGGTTGTCGCGTAATTTTTTCATAGCAAAGCGCGAGCCAACAGAGGTATTTGATTTACCAAATATAGTCGTCAGCAACTCACGCTCTTCTGATCGTAAATCGGCGATATCCTTAATAATCTCAAGCTCATACTCTGCCTTAGCAAACATTGTCTTTTCTTTAGTCTGATATATCTTTACATAGTGGCGCACCGCGAGGTCGATTATTTCAGCAGTGACATCGGAGGTTTCGTTGCCATATACCTTTGCACTCACCAAAACGCTCGCATCTTTCGGAGGAAGATATTCGGGAATGATCGTTCCCCTGCCCTTTGCGCGGTTAAGGGTGCGGTAATAGCGTACGCTTAGCCAAACAATTAGAGCAATTGCCACAATCGAACCAATAATTACCGCAATAATCCAAAAACCCAGAAGTGCCGCCCATAATTTCTCTTGAAGCGTTGGTTGATATTCCGCAAATGTGTGAGGAGCAAACCCTACCGCCACAGTAATATTCTCGCCTGGTTCCAAGTTCGTCATCGTTACGGTGTAGAGCGTTTCACTCTCAAGTGCGTCTCTTGCAAGTTCACACTGCACGGTAAACCCTTCAATCCCGCGATAGCAAGCGACGTTATTATTGAGCTTATCAGTAAGGGCTTTATCGACATGAATACGCGCCGTCACAAGGTCCATACCTTGTGCCCACTGCGTACCATTCGTATCCCAATAAAACTCATCATCGTTCGTATTACTGAAAAATTTTGTCACGTCACGCTGCAAATAAGTAATGACATACGTCTGCTTGCCGTGAACATATGTGTTCGCGTCGCCAATCCGCACAACACGCATGTCTCCGGAATTATTTTCGGAATACTTAAGAGTATTCCCGGATTCATCAACGATAGATTCAATTTTTAACGACGTTGAATGTTCGTCGTAACGCTGGGGTATCGCCCTTTCGAGCCCATGGTTTTGATCGTACGATGGAAATTCCGCCGTAATTCGCTCGACAGTTTTCAGCGTAGAGCGGCCTTCGCTATCTTTGCCAAGGTAGTAATCGGCCTCAAACGACGAAATAAGAAAATTATCGACACTTTGCGCATGAGCAGACGGCGATGTCACGCCAGATACACCAATAACCGCCAATAACACCGCCCCTAACCCAAGAATAAATCGTTTCATACCCCTACTATAGCAAAGTACAAAGGTATTTTCGTGGGTACTGCTACGAGTTTTGTTTTACCCAAGTATCGAACGCAGCAATAAATTGGCGAAGGTTCTTTATCCACCGCTCGTCAACAAGTTCACCCGAATCGCTAAAGAGTGGCATTGCATTTGCTATATACACCTCTGGTTGACCCAAGGGCTTCATGTCTAAAAATCCAACAATATGACGCAAATCCGATTGAGCCACGGCCGTTCCGACAGGGCCAATAGATGCACCCACCATACCGACTGGCTTGCCGGCGAAAGAATTTGCGCCGTATGGTCGACTCGCCCAGTCGATAGCGTTTTTCAATACACCCGGCACGCTGCGATTATATTCTGGCGTAATAAATAAAACCCCATCGGCCGCTTCAACGATATTCTTCACATTCCGAGCACTTTCCGGATAAGCACTTTCTAGATCTTGATTAAAGAGTGGCAGATTAATATCGACATAGATAAATTCCATGTCCTGGGGCTTTAAATTCTCAAGAGCGCCCGCAAGCATCTTGTTATATGATTTTTTCTGTAGGCTTCCTATGAACACAGCAATTTTTGTCATTTTCCCTCTCCTTTTTATACTATACTTAGTATAGTATAAATTGCGTTTCAATGCTATGCCAAAGTGGCACGCTTCCGCATATCTTGCGTTCTGAAGCTGATCATTCTATAGTAGTCGTAAGTTAGTCTATGAAGATCACGCCAAACCTTTTTCCATTTAGCGGCGACCGCACCCGGGCCGACAAGCGACCCCAAGTAGCCGCCGCCAACCTAAGCCCGATCGACATCGAACTCGCACGCTCTGATCTTATGAAACGTTCAGACGCTATTCGGAGAGGAGTTGATTTTGCTCCGAAGAGAACAGCACGCCGCCTTGCTAATATGGCGCTCGTTTTCGCCAATAGCGAAGCACCGGCCTTTGAACGATCAGCCACCCTCGTACAGACATATGGCAATCTTCTTGCCGGCGATATAAGAACATCCCATACAAGAAATGTAGGAAGGCTTGCCTACGACGCCTTATTTCATGCCTACCCAGAAAACACACCCGATCACTTTACGCGATCACTAAACGACGCAACACGCAACACATACCGACGCGCGGCTCAAATAACAGCTCCAGACAAGCCTTTTCCTTGTGCGCTTGAAGAGGCGTGGGAGGAACAAGACCTGCCCATTGACCCGATTATTCAAGCCACCGAAGAGAAAGTTCTGGCCTCTTATATTCAACGCCAAAAAGAACGAAAGCTCTTAATCGTCAATGAAACCACGGGCGCCTTTGCGTCGCCCGATTTTGACGATTAAAAAACCACCCAGCATATGGATGGCTTTTTAAATCTACCGTCACGCTAACTAGCTAATCGAAATAATTTCGTAGCTAATTTCGCCCTTTGGAGTCGTAATTGTTATAGCGTCACCGACTTTTTTACCCATAAGCGCCTCACCAATTGGTGATTCGTTGCTAATCTTACCCTCTAGCGGGTCGGCCTCTACAGGCCCAACAACGCTGTAGGTAACTGTTTTAGCACCTGTCTTAAGCTCAACCTTGCTTCCAAGAGTAACCTTAGAGCTCTTACCGCTCTTAATAAGCTCTGCGTTAAGCAGAATATCTTCAATTTCTGCAATACGGCTCTCAACAAGACCCTGCTCCTCGCGGGCGCTGTCGTATTCGGCGTTTTCGCTTAAGTCACCGAAATCTCGAGCTTCAGCAATTTTGTCGGCAATGTCACCACGCCGGCCTTTTAGTTCTTCTAGCTCAGCCTCAAGTTCTTTTCGGCCTTCGTCTGTAATCTGGTATGTCTTCTTCATAGTTAGTCCTTATTAGTCAATCTCATTGGTGTGTTTTTGTAACATACACACGCTATATGTGGTGTAATCCTCTGTTATCGGGTTTACAATTCACTCAGTTTAGCAAGCAGTTGGTCGTGTGTCAACACCTCTGTTGCGCCACTTGCTCGAATAGTATATTCGTAGTTTCCCGCCTCTATTAGCCGGTCGCTAACAGTAACTCGGTAAGGGATCCCCATCAGCTCGCTATCGGCAAATTTTGCACCTGGGCGCTCATCGCGATCATCGTAGAGTACTTCAATTCCCTTCGCGCGTAACTCATCGTACAGCACGTCTGCCTGCTTGGCCGCTGCGTCGCTACCAATTCTCACAAGATACACCTCGGCAGGTGCAATACCCTTTGGCCATACAAGGCCTTTTTCGTCGCTGAAATGCTCGGCAAGCACCCCCATAAGACGACTGATGCCGATTCCATAGCAACCCATGATAATCTGCTGCTTGTCACCCTTTTCGTCTGTGTAGTAAACATCCAATGCGTCGGTGTATTTTGTCTCGAGCGGAAAAATATTACCTACCTCAACACCTTTTTTCTGCACCAGTTTCGATTTATCTAGGCCGAGTTTTGCAAGATTTTCATCGGTATACACTTCTTCGTTGATAGCAAGACGTTTTTCCTCGTCTACATAAATCGTATCTTCGCCAATATCGCTTAACGTTTGGAATTCGTCGCTAAAGCGCTTTGTAAAAATTCCTCCATCGGCCGCTGTACGATAGGTAATGTCCCCGATTCCAAGACGTTGATATACTCTGTGATAGGCTTCGGCAGCACGCTCATAGAGCTCAAGATGCTCTTCTTGGGTTCGGGCGAGCGAGTACATGTCTTTCATGACAAATTCGCGCCCACGCAGTAGTCCGCTCTTAGCCCTTAGTTCGTTCCTAAACTTATTCTGGATTTGATAGACAAAAATCGGCAAATCTTTATACGAGTTGACGTAAGGTGCCAAGGCATCGACAATTGGTTCTTCATGCGTTAACCCCAAGCCAAGCTCGGTTCCGTTCGCCAGTTTAGTCTTAAACCAGTTGTCTACCTTTGCATCGTCCCAACGGTCGGTCTTTTCGAATATATCCTTAGGTTGCAAGGCGGTCATCATCACTTCTTGTCCGCCAATTTCGTTCATTTCCTCGCGCACAACTTTTTTGATGTTTTCAAGAACGCGAAGCCCAAGCGGCAAATACGCATACACCCCGGCCATTTCTTTATGGATAAACCCTGCACGAATCAAAAGTTGCGCGTTTTTAGCTACTTCGTCGGCTGGGGCTGTTTTGCTTGTTTTAGTAAATAGTTGTGAGACTCGCATAGGGGTCACTCCTCGTTGTAATAGTTAGATAAAGTCAGTACGAAAAAAATAATACTACCGGCGGGCCGGCATGTGAAAGGCTTGTGATGGAATAATCAGATTCATCATTACCCTCCTATTGTACCAAGAACTGCCGGATTTATGAAGAGGATATAAAAAGCGAGACCATTTTTTACCATATGAAGCAATATACCCGCCCAAATACTCCCTGTTATTTCGCGCAGAACACAAAGAACGATACTCAGCGCAAAGACATCTATCGCAACGTTCCACTGACCATGAATGCTGCCAAAAAGCACGCTCACAATGCCGATTGCCGCCCAAACAGGAACCGACTTTCGGAGCTTGCCATATAGGTACCCCCTAAACAGCACCTCCTCGGCGACAGGCGCTACAATAATAAGCATCGTAAACGCCAGAATATATTCATACCCATAATAAATACTTTTAAAGCCAGTGTCCTGCACTTGGTTCATGTCGATACTCGGCACGATAGCGGTTGCGATAGACACAAGAATAACCGACAAAATTAGATACACGACAAATCCCGCAGGCGCCATACCGATATCAAGCCAGGACGGCAGCCGGGTTAGCCCAATATCACTCCGCGTAGTGGAGCGTTTTTTGGCCCACCAAGGCACGCCCACGACAAGAAGCATACTCAGCAGATACACGCTCGCCCCAACGACAGTATTGAAAACCGATTCATTAACGGCAGCGAACGGCACGCCGAGGGCTTTAAGACCATAGAGTACAATTGCTAGAATTATCTGCGCAAGACCAAACCCTACCACCACCCAAATAGGTAGCAACAACGCCATCGACCAGCGAAAGGTTGGCTTGTCTTGCTTAGTTAAAGATTTTGCTAACATCGGCGATCGTTACCACTATTACGAGCCCCATCAAGATAAGGAAGCCTGTTCCCTGAATTTGTTCTTCGCGCTCTTTTGTGAGCTCTTTTTTGCGAAGACGGAATAACGCCGTTACGAACCATCGGCCACCGTCGAGCGCAGGAATTGGCAAGGCATTCATAACAGCAAGCGTTAGTGAAATTACCGCGGTAAGGAATATCAACTGCGTCAGGCCAGCCTGCTCGGCGGCCGGGAAAATCGTTCCTAGAATTCCAATTGGGCCGGCAACGCTACCCCCAGCTGTCGCTAGGTTTTCTTGCGCCTGAGTGCGGGTCTCTGCATTTGGGCTAAATTGAAGTACTACTCCTGTTACGAGGTTAACGATCAAATCGCCAAGCCCTTGCAGTGTTACCAACGTAAACTGGCCGGTAGTGACTAGTCCTACTATTGGCGCGGACCATGTCGCCTTAATCTGCTCCCTCTGGCCCGATCCAACACCTAGAAAGCCCTTTTTATCCGTATCTTCGCTCCGAATAGACACCGTCGTGCTGTGCTCTACCCCACCGCGTGAATAAATAACTTCAACGTCTTTACCTTTCATTTCAGAAGCTTTTGCCGATAGATCGGCTGCTGTCGGCACTGCTTCGCCAGCAAAACGAACGATCTGATCCCCAACCTCCAGGCCAGCCTTGTCAGCCGGAAGGCCCTCTACAATAACCGACAGCTCGACTGGGGTTTTAATGACCGTAGTATCATTTGCAATACTAAACTGGTTGTCCATAATTTTCGGTAAGCCAGTCCAGGCAAGAACCGTTAAAAGAGCCGCGGCAACCAACCAGTTAATACCCACACCTGCAAGCAAGATCTTTGTTTTTTGCCAGAATGTCGCCGAGCCATAATCACCTTTTCCACTTGCTGCATCGTGTTCGCCCTGAAGCTTTACGAACCCGCCAAGCGGCAACCAGTTAAGGCTAAAGAGAACACCGTTTTTTAGCTTTTTCGACCATGCACGGGGCGGAAACCCAATACCAAATTCCTCAACAACAACGCCATTGCGCCTTGCGACAATTGCATGCCCCAATTCGTGCACCACAACAAGCAGCACCAGAATAAACAAGCCTAACACGATACCAAATATAAGTTCCATCTACCCTCCAATACGCCTATCGCGGCGCGAATATTCTTCTAGTATAGCGGCCACATCGTCTTTTGTCATGTCCGGCCAGTTTTTTTCTAAAAATAAGAACTCACTGTACGCAGATCGCCACAACATAAAGTTACTCAGACGCTGCTCTCCACTCGTTCGTACCACCAAATCAAGTGGCGGAACCTCGGGAGCATACAGGTTCTCGGCAATCATTTCAGGCGTCACATCCTCGGCTGCTATATTCGCCTGAATAAGTTTTTTGCACGCGTCGGCAATTTCTAGTTGTCCGCCGTAGTTAAAACATATCGCAAGCGTACCGCCAGTATTACTTGCTGTGCGCTCTTCGGCAGCATCGATTGCCTTCAAAATTTTCTCGCTGACATTTATATGCGAACCAAGCACTCTCAGCTTTATATTGTTCTCGTCGAACAAATGAAGATCGGAGGTAAGAAGCTTAAGTACGAGACCCATCAGCTTACTCACCTCTTGTTCGCTGCGCTTCCAGTTTTCGGTACTAAAAATATACGCCGAAACATACTCGACACCACCATCAAACGAGGCTTTTGCGATTTCTTGAATTGCGTTATAACCCGCAAGGTGACCTTCGTACGTCGGCAAACCATGCGCCTTAGCCCATCGGCGATTGCCGTCGACGATATAGCCGATATGCCGAGGAATACGATCCGTCATTAAATCGTAAGAATATCTTTCTCTTTAGCCTTAAAAATACCGTCAATTTTTTCTTGGTATTCGGCCATAAGCTTGTCGAACTCTTTTTCGACGCGCTTCACATCGTCTTCGCTTAGTTCCTTGGCATCTTTTTTGCGTTTTGCTTCTTTAAGGCCGTCCTGACGGATGTTGCGGAGCGCGATACGGATTTCCTCTACCTTTTCACCGCTTTGTTTCACCAACTGCTTGCGACGCTCCTCGGTAAGAGGTGGTACGGGCACGCGAACGATACGCCCGTCATCACTCGGGTTGAATCCAAGAGATTGATCCGCACGAATTGCACCAGCAATTGCCTGAACATTGCTCGGATCGAACGGCGTGATTTGCAACAGCTGCGGTTCGGGTGCGGTAATATTCGCAACTTGATTAAGCGGCATTTTTTGGCCGTACACTTCAACCAAAATACCCTCAAGCATGCTTGGGTGCGAGCGTCCTGTGCGGATTTTCTTTAGCTCTTCCTCAAAATGCATGAGTGCCATAGTCATTTTGTCTTCGTAAGAATCTGTAGTAAACATACTCTTAGTTTAGCATGTTTTACAAAGGGTAAAACCTTTAAAAATAGAAGCAGCCCCGCTCCACGGACCAGATTTCTCCGGAACTTGGAACGGGGCGTCTTCGCCTGAGCACACGATTTCGGACGACGAGGA is a genomic window containing:
- a CDS encoding PspC domain-containing protein; amino-acid sequence: MKEITRIHIAKTPYDVELSAKKTLEAYLKTLESYSDDTEIINDIEIRITEILSERGVAKGGVISDDDVTALKQQLGEPRDFMGDGDIAVGPDDDEEESTDSSSRKLFRDIDRGVAGGVLAGIAAFYKVNPVWTRLIFILVAFLSGGAAILVYLVLWIAVPPARTAADKLQMAGKPVTAKSIRRLNESETGKLERSEGGAKRIVTIILGIMSVITAAGAAIVTSLITAAVIANNGKYSYLDGSEGGGFFTAAFVLAVVSGALFTTLCILTAYASFVQKMTKRVLVSICVVIVLGLASFGTAIGLAQYGNVRYASELKANMHESKVTLPDTVADIKKLSVDSQNVLVQYVVSSEPPTATLRSALKTEQDMNLKVTVENDTLVIKTEALQWDICRAFWCDGSEPVIIVYGPALESVNAERKSAIEYAAKTQDALAVSVDESAEVHVSDGSVKTLQVEADNKSEVTALDATISRVEATIKGGASLELGTIETLNLDDQKSCPRGVRSSIEVWEISSGTMVVNGDSMPARTDTLSCTKIAIESEEE
- a CDS encoding PadR family transcriptional regulator; its protein translation is MIQKEITSETYAEQLAVQLRKGFLAYCVLRVCSGEPMYTSDIIRRLSAAELVVVEGTIYPLLSRLQKDGLLAHEWQESEQGPPRKYYRITEYGTEVMAHVTQKIATLNATLKKI
- a CDS encoding DUF2207 domain-containing protein, which codes for MKRFILGLGAVLLAVIGVSGVTSPSAHAQSVDNFLISSFEADYYLGKDSEGRSTLKTVERITAEFPSYDQNHGLERAIPQRYDEHSTSLKIESIVDESGNTLKYSENNSGDMRVVRIGDANTYVHGKQTYVITYLQRDVTKFFSNTNDDEFYWDTNGTQWAQGMDLVTARIHVDKALTDKLNNNVACYRGIEGFTVQCELARDALESETLYTVTMTNLEPGENITVAVGFAPHTFAEYQPTLQEKLWAALLGFWIIAVIIGSIVAIALIVWLSVRYYRTLNRAKGRGTIIPEYLPPKDASVLVSAKVYGNETSDVTAEIIDLAVRHYVKIYQTKEKTMFAKAEYELEIIKDIADLRSEERELLTTIFGKSNTSVGSRFAMKKLRDNLTLQKSLTERRKSVRTAVRTKYGLYELAEKDARLFKKIGVITIIVGIVTLSPLVIIAAVLAFVFSATVWPLTQKGAELRDYLKGLNEYITVAEEERIKMLQSPEGAEKTGQTIDGKDAGQLVKLYERVLPYAVLFGVEKDWTKQLGAYYETAGAQPDWYSGNGTFNAVVFASAVSSFSSQSSSYSSSTSSSSGGSGGGGFSGGGGGGGGGGGW
- a CDS encoding NAD(P)H-dependent oxidoreductase yields the protein MTKIAVFIGSLQKKSYNKMLAGALENLKPQDMEFIYVDINLPLFNQDLESAYPESARNVKNIVEAADGVLFITPEYNRSVPGVLKNAIDWASRPYGANSFAGKPVGMVGASIGPVGTAVAQSDLRHIVGFLDMKPLGQPEVYIANAMPLFSDSGELVDERWIKNLRQFIAAFDTWVKQNS
- the greA gene encoding transcription elongation factor GreA gives rise to the protein MKKTYQITDEGRKELEAELEELKGRRGDIADKIAEARDFGDLSENAEYDSAREEQGLVESRIAEIEDILLNAELIKSGKSSKVTLGSKVELKTGAKTVTYSVVGPVEADPLEGKISNESPIGEALMGKKVGDAITITTPKGEISYEIISIS
- a CDS encoding prolyl-tRNA synthetase — protein: MRVSQLFTKTSKTAPADEVAKNAQLLIRAGFIHKEMAGVYAYLPLGLRVLENIKKVVREEMNEIGGQEVMMTALQPKDIFEKTDRWDDAKVDNWFKTKLANGTELGLGLTHEEPIVDALAPYVNSYKDLPIFVYQIQNKFRNELRAKSGLLRGREFVMKDMYSLARTQEEHLELYERAAEAYHRVYQRLGIGDITYRTAADGGIFTKRFSDEFQTLSDIGEDTIYVDEEKRLAINEEVYTDENLAKLGLDKSKLVQKKGVEVGNIFPLETKYTDALDVYYTDEKGDKQQIIMGCYGIGISRLMGVLAEHFSDEKGLVWPKGIAPAEVYLVRIGSDAAAKQADVLYDELRAKGIEVLYDDRDERPGAKFADSELMGIPYRVTVSDRLIEAGNYEYTIRASGATEVLTHDQLLAKLSEL
- a CDS encoding CPBP family intramembrane metalloprotease gives rise to the protein MLAKSLTKQDKPTFRWSMALLLPIWVVVGFGLAQIILAIVLYGLKALGVPFAAVNESVFNTVVGASVYLLSMLLVVGVPWWAKKRSTTRSDIGLTRLPSWLDIGMAPAGFVVYLILSVILVSIATAIVPSIDMNQVQDTGFKSIYYGYEYILAFTMLIIVAPVAEEVLFRGYLYGKLRKSVPVWAAIGIVSVLFGSIHGQWNVAIDVFALSIVLCVLREITGSIWAGILLHMVKNGLAFYILFINPAVLGTIGG
- a CDS encoding site-2 protease family protein, whose translation is MELIFGIVLGLFILVLLVVVHELGHAIVARRNGVVVEEFGIGFPPRAWSKKLKNGVLFSLNWLPLGGFVKLQGEHDAASGKGDYGSATFWQKTKILLAGVGINWLVAAALLTVLAWTGLPKIMDNQFSIANDTTVIKTPVELSVIVEGLPADKAGLEVGDQIVRFAGEAVPTAADLSAKASEMKGKDVEVIYSRGGVEHSTTVSIRSEDTDKKGFLGVGSGQREQIKATWSAPIVGLVTTGQFTLVTLQGLGDLIVNLVTGVVLQFSPNAETRTQAQENLATAGGSVAGPIGILGTIFPAAEQAGLTQLIFLTAVISLTLAVMNALPIPALDGGRWFVTALFRLRKKELTKEREEQIQGTGFLILMGLVIVVTIADVSKIFN
- the uppS gene encoding di-trans,poly-cis-decaprenylcistransferase; translation: MTDRIPRHIGYIVDGNRRWAKAHGLPTYEGHLAGYNAIQEIAKASFDGGVEYVSAYIFSTENWKRSEQEVSKLMGLVLKLLTSDLHLFDENNIKLRVLGSHINVSEKILKAIDAAEERTASNTGGTLAICFNYGGQLEIADACKKLIQANIAAEDVTPEMIAENLYAPEVPPLDLVVRTSGEQRLSNFMLWRSAYSEFLFLEKNWPDMTKDDVAAILEEYSRRDRRIGG
- the frr gene encoding ribosome recycling factor; this translates as MFTTDSYEDKMTMALMHFEEELKKIRTGRSHPSMLEGILVEVYGQKMPLNQVANITAPEPQLLQITPFDPSNVQAIAGAIRADQSLGFNPSDDGRIVRVPVPPLTEERRKQLVKQSGEKVEEIRIALRNIRQDGLKEAKRKKDAKELSEDDVKRVEKEFDKLMAEYQEKIDGIFKAKEKDILTI